The proteins below are encoded in one region of Alistipes communis:
- a CDS encoding AraC family transcriptional regulator, protein MANYNILTEVPPISKQDSFVVFERRKSNFNFPIHIHSEYELNYIIGARGARRIVGDHVADIGDREMVLITGSNLEHAWMDGNLAPGAEIYEVTIQFSPELFQGSGLIDRKQFAPIKKMLQDAQHGIAFSEKTILQSESGIHQLINSTDNFNSILIFLSLLNQLAHDQAYTVLSHSHFSKLEDTYDSRRVRTIMEYLNSNYHRPVRLSEMAALVNMSEPSFSRFIKRRTGYNFIDCLNNIRISAASRRLIDEPANTIAEIAFKCGFNNLSNFNRIFKKYKGYTPHDFREYYDKKKIII, encoded by the coding sequence ATGGCAAATTACAATATCCTTACGGAGGTACCTCCCATCTCGAAGCAGGACAGCTTCGTCGTGTTCGAACGGCGGAAGAGTAACTTCAACTTCCCGATACATATCCATAGTGAATACGAACTCAACTATATCATCGGAGCGCGCGGCGCACGGCGCATCGTCGGCGATCATGTGGCCGACATCGGCGACCGTGAGATGGTGCTCATCACGGGCAGTAATCTGGAACATGCGTGGATGGACGGCAATCTGGCCCCGGGAGCGGAAATCTACGAGGTGACGATTCAGTTTTCGCCCGAGTTGTTCCAGGGCAGCGGACTGATCGACCGGAAGCAGTTCGCGCCGATCAAGAAGATGCTGCAGGATGCCCAGCACGGGATCGCATTTTCCGAAAAGACGATCCTGCAAAGCGAATCCGGGATTCACCAGTTGATAAATAGCACGGATAATTTCAACTCGATCCTGATCTTCCTTTCGCTGCTCAACCAGCTGGCCCACGATCAGGCGTATACCGTGTTGTCGCATTCGCATTTCAGCAAACTGGAGGATACCTACGACAGCCGGCGCGTGCGGACCATTATGGAATATCTCAACAGCAACTACCACCGTCCCGTGCGACTCTCGGAGATGGCGGCGCTGGTCAACATGAGCGAACCGTCGTTCAGCCGTTTCATCAAGCGGCGTACGGGATACAACTTCATCGATTGCCTGAACAATATCCGCATCAGTGCGGCTTCCCGACGGCTGATCGACGAACCGGCCAACACGATCGCGGAGATCGCCTTCAAATGCGGGTTCAACAATCTATCGAACTTCAACCGGATCTTTAAGAAATACAAGGGCTACACACCCCACGATTTCCGGGAATACTACGATAAAAAGAAGATCATCATCTGA
- a CDS encoding glycoside hydrolase family 26 protein, whose translation MNKLLFIVFAAFSAACSDTPPLPADPQATPETRALYRNLFRIADEGVMFGHQDDALYGHDWKYEEGRSDVRECCGDYPAVFGWELGGLETGADRSIDDVPFAEITRLLCAAYGRGAVNTVSWHPQNPESGASAWDGKTSTAVSSILPGGANHAQFRLWLDRLAGFFVGLKSADGTCVPVLFRPFHEHTGSGFWWGEAQCTPDEYKALWRFTVEYLRDVKGVHNLLYVYSPDLYRDAEHYTERYPGDEWVDVLGLDAYHRPQDWDFLSGGERMLSTLQRLGREHGKPTAFTETGLEGIPDTAWWTRRLLPVIRGKGLSYVLVWRNAHDRPTHFFGPWHGHASEPDFRKFAANREQPVLFESQLPDMYH comes from the coding sequence ATGAACAAACTGCTTTTTATAGTCTTTGCCGCATTTTCAGCCGCTTGTTCGGACACTCCGCCTCTTCCGGCGGATCCACAGGCCACGCCTGAAACGCGGGCCCTCTACCGCAACCTGTTCCGGATTGCAGACGAAGGGGTGATGTTCGGGCATCAGGACGACGCCCTCTATGGACACGACTGGAAATACGAGGAGGGACGCTCCGACGTCAGGGAGTGTTGCGGTGATTACCCTGCTGTTTTCGGGTGGGAGCTCGGAGGACTTGAAACAGGGGCCGACCGAAGCATCGACGACGTTCCTTTCGCCGAGATCACCCGTCTGTTGTGTGCCGCCTACGGGCGCGGAGCCGTGAATACGGTCAGTTGGCATCCGCAGAATCCCGAGTCCGGAGCCAGCGCCTGGGACGGCAAAACCTCCACGGCCGTGAGTTCCATTCTCCCGGGCGGCGCCAACCATGCCCAATTCCGGCTGTGGCTCGACCGTCTGGCCGGATTCTTCGTCGGGTTGAAGAGTGCCGACGGAACGTGTGTTCCGGTGCTGTTCCGTCCGTTCCACGAGCACACCGGCAGCGGATTCTGGTGGGGCGAAGCGCAGTGTACCCCCGACGAATACAAGGCTTTATGGCGCTTCACGGTGGAATATCTGCGCGATGTGAAGGGAGTGCACAATCTCCTCTACGTCTATTCACCAGACCTGTACCGCGATGCGGAGCACTATACGGAACGCTATCCGGGCGACGAATGGGTCGACGTGCTCGGGCTCGACGCCTACCACCGCCCGCAGGATTGGGATTTCCTGTCGGGCGGAGAACGAATGCTTTCGACCTTGCAGCGATTGGGACGGGAACACGGTAAACCGACGGCCTTCACCGAAACCGGACTCGAGGGCATCCCCGATACAGCGTGGTGGACCCGGCGGCTGCTGCCGGTCATCCGCGGCAAGGGGCTGAGCTATGTTCTGGTATGGCGTAACGCCCACGACCGTCCGACGCACTTTTTCGGTCCCTGGCACGGACACGCTTCGGAACCCGATTTCAGGAAGTTTGCCGCCAATCGGGAACAGCCCGTTCTGTTCGAAAGTCAATTACCTGACATGTATCACTGA
- a CDS encoding glycoside hydrolase family 26 protein: MWKQILYLSWLVAAGCSDIADREYPEPQPAPAATTDSQATVQTRNLLGNLRSIAENGGTLFGHQCSSLYGIGWSGDVDRSDVKSICGDYPAMMGWDLAQIELWDLDPNSPTGVDNDAKNIDGDKFTDIRNRILEAYARGGVTTIGWHTTNPATGGTAWDVTAAVGRIIPGGDLHEKYCGWLDKVAAFMLSLRTDAGEYVPVLFRPFHEHTGNGFWWGKGNCTAEEYIALWRFTLEYLRDTKGVHNLLYVYSPDIVSSQDNYLEFWPGDAYVDVLGLDAYDRSSWAIETNGLRLMRLLKHIAYLKNKPFAFTETGLENNTSQSKWWTEKLSKAIAGIPVAYVLVWRNKDTNHFFGPYPGCVSEEDFKTFVAGEQILLEKDIAGIYE; encoded by the coding sequence ATGTGGAAACAAATTCTTTATCTGTCGTGGCTGGTCGCGGCCGGATGCAGTGATATTGCCGACCGCGAATATCCGGAACCCCAGCCGGCTCCCGCTGCGACGACCGACTCGCAGGCTACGGTGCAGACCCGTAACCTGCTCGGCAACCTGCGCAGCATTGCCGAAAACGGCGGTACGCTTTTCGGACACCAGTGTTCGTCGCTCTACGGTATCGGCTGGTCGGGCGATGTCGACCGCTCGGACGTGAAGAGTATCTGCGGCGACTATCCCGCAATGATGGGCTGGGATCTGGCCCAGATCGAATTGTGGGATCTGGATCCCAACTCTCCGACCGGGGTGGACAACGATGCGAAAAACATCGACGGCGATAAATTCACGGACATCCGCAACCGTATTCTCGAAGCTTATGCCCGCGGAGGCGTGACCACCATCGGCTGGCATACGACCAACCCCGCTACCGGCGGCACGGCCTGGGACGTGACTGCCGCCGTAGGACGGATTATTCCCGGCGGCGACCTGCACGAAAAATACTGCGGCTGGCTGGACAAGGTTGCCGCTTTCATGCTCTCGCTCAGGACCGATGCCGGAGAGTATGTCCCGGTGCTGTTCCGTCCGTTCCATGAACACACCGGCAACGGTTTCTGGTGGGGTAAGGGCAACTGCACCGCAGAAGAGTATATCGCCCTGTGGCGTTTTACGCTCGAATACCTGCGCGATACGAAGGGCGTGCATAACCTGCTGTATGTCTACTCGCCCGATATCGTCAGTTCGCAGGACAACTATCTCGAATTCTGGCCGGGCGATGCCTATGTCGACGTACTCGGTCTGGATGCCTATGACCGCAGTTCCTGGGCCATCGAGACCAACGGCCTGCGATTGATGCGCCTGCTTAAACATATCGCCTACCTGAAAAACAAGCCGTTCGCGTTTACGGAGACCGGGCTCGAAAACAATACCTCCCAGTCGAAATGGTGGACCGAAAAACTTTCGAAAGCCATTGCGGGCATTCCCGTAGCCTATGTGCTGGTCTGGCGGAACAAGGATACGAATCATTTCTTCGGCCCTTATCCGGGCTGCGTTTCGGAGGAGGATTTCAAGACCTTCGTCGCAGGGGAGCAGATATTGCTGGAGAAGGACATAGCCGGCATTTATGAATAA
- a CDS encoding trehalase family glycosidase, protein MNEIRTFLGSMLALTAVSCGHHPSVSQEEIACVRDFIRTSWDASVQYNPADSQTLIGLPRPYTVPSVSQTFQELYYWDTYFTNEGLVRDGRLDLAKNNTEDMLYLVDRYGYMPNGSRTWYLNRSQPPFLCMMVDRIFEQTEDTNWLAGAFTTLQKEYDFWMTQRITPVGLNRYSSSASDELKQEFVTTGGQRLNTDFRNRGLSDTEILRLGTHFAAEAESGWDFNPRFERRCADFCPVDLNANLYIYETLFARYALLLGDSKAAGTWKARAEKRRGLINRYCLGEDGVYYDYDFVNGRRSTVVSGAVFSLLYAGIPDAEQARILVKKALGRLEFEYGIAVCEDKPYDYDYQWSYPNTWPPVVYLAIRGLDAYGYRQDARRIAEKYAAMVVKTFGETHNLWEKYNVREGNINVSNEYDMPTMLGWSAGTFIYASDYLDGKIDNQAKH, encoded by the coding sequence ATGAACGAAATACGAACTTTTCTGGGGAGCATGCTGGCACTGACCGCTGTTTCCTGTGGACATCATCCGTCGGTTTCGCAGGAGGAGATCGCCTGCGTGCGCGATTTCATCCGCACGTCGTGGGATGCGTCGGTACAGTACAATCCGGCCGATTCGCAGACGCTGATCGGGCTGCCGCGCCCCTATACGGTTCCCAGCGTCAGCCAGACCTTTCAGGAACTCTATTATTGGGATACCTATTTCACCAACGAGGGGCTCGTTCGCGACGGACGCCTCGATCTGGCGAAAAACAACACTGAGGACATGCTCTATCTGGTCGACCGATACGGCTATATGCCCAATGGCAGCCGGACGTGGTATCTCAACCGCTCACAGCCTCCTTTCCTCTGCATGATGGTCGACCGGATCTTCGAACAGACCGAAGACACGAACTGGCTGGCCGGAGCTTTTACGACCTTGCAGAAGGAGTATGACTTCTGGATGACGCAGCGCATTACGCCTGTCGGGCTCAACCGCTACTCCTCGTCTGCAAGCGACGAACTCAAACAGGAGTTCGTCACTACCGGAGGGCAACGGCTCAATACCGATTTTCGCAACCGGGGACTTTCCGACACGGAGATTCTGCGACTGGGGACGCATTTTGCCGCCGAGGCAGAGTCGGGCTGGGACTTCAATCCCCGTTTCGAACGCCGTTGTGCAGATTTCTGTCCGGTAGACCTCAATGCCAATCTCTATATTTACGAAACGCTCTTCGCCCGCTACGCCCTTCTGTTGGGCGATTCCAAGGCTGCCGGAACGTGGAAGGCACGGGCCGAAAAGCGTCGCGGGCTGATAAACCGCTACTGCCTCGGGGAGGATGGTGTTTATTATGACTACGACTTCGTCAACGGCCGCCGTTCGACGGTCGTTTCGGGTGCAGTGTTCAGTCTGCTTTATGCCGGAATTCCGGATGCGGAACAGGCCCGAATCCTCGTGAAAAAGGCGCTCGGACGGTTAGAGTTCGAATACGGAATCGCCGTATGCGAGGACAAACCTTATGACTACGACTACCAGTGGTCTTATCCCAATACGTGGCCTCCGGTCGTCTATCTGGCCATCCGGGGGCTCGATGCCTACGGTTACAGGCAGGACGCACGGCGTATTGCGGAGAAATACGCTGCGATGGTCGTGAAGACCTTCGGCGAAACCCATAACCTGTGGGAAAAGTACAATGTCCGGGAGGGGAACATCAATGTCAGCAACGAATACGACATGCCCACGATGCTGGGATGGAGCGCCGGAACATTCATCTATGCCAGCGACTATCTCGACGGTAAAATTGACAATCAAGCAAAACACTAA
- a CDS encoding SusC/RagA family TonB-linked outer membrane protein gives MNTANLRLRGRWLLALFASLFLAVGASAQNEVEIQGRVTADGQPLVGASVIIKGTTTGTSTDIAGNFTVRAKNGAVLSVGFVGYKTREVAVTAGVTFLDIVLEAEEALIDDVVVIGYGSMKKSDLTGSVVSVKMDAIKDISAPSIEGLLQGRAAGLQIMNTSQDPGAGAVVRIRGNSSLNGSNTPLIVVDGFPIGDAGNLSQINPSDIESIEILKDASSSAIYGSRGANGVILIQTRTAKGGSTQVSVNHRTTIGQFTDKLNVWRNPLQMAQIANEELTNAGLPALYTGQYNNGTYYPSLIEIQQGKWSNTDWADLCMRTAVVNNTTATLSHSTDKAAINLSLNYFDDEGVYKKDNFRKGNVTLNGSYKLAKNFTLQTSNILSIHKRHVNNTLEYGRNPLWPVYDEDGNYFVASETDFGHPLIISDNVKNETQGRDLISSLAAEWEIIEGLKIRTQLNYNYSTSVQDVYNASNTSQEAHDMNGIAQMNNSLSQDVLSETYVTFQRTFADRHNLSVMAGHSFDYNMGRTLGTTAYDFVNDALGNENMGAGNPQKNVINNTYQNSKLLSFYGRLNYVLDDKYLFTFTMRADGSSKFGKNNKWGYFPSGAVSWKLHNEPWMQKLNVFDEFKIRASWGISGNQGISPYQTLNRYGTEKYWFADKWQTAIGPGYEAGREGANDRYILWGGIANPDLRWESTRQWNLGVDLAFFKRRLRVTMDYYDKYTTDLLREKYLPLSSSYDKMWVNDGNIRNRGFELTLDGDIVSRKNTSFSATFIFSRNRNEVTDLGNAVSSGLSTDYLTGMQYEVCGQSLSMFNGNPSVYAIGYPMYVFYGYRVNGIIQQGEDPGFMSSDGKDQPGELKYVDLNGDYAIDDRDRCIIGDPNPDFTASLNLAFRYKNLDVSVFLNGVFGNDVIYNGYTYDPRVKIKRWTPDNPTNEYPRLNSTRSYLFSDYFVHDGSFVRLQNINIGYTIPVRKAFIRSVRVFANIENAYTFTKFDGYDPEVGVDGIYWGGYPRLRKYAIGLDLKF, from the coding sequence ATGAATACAGCAAACCTACGCCTGCGGGGCAGATGGCTTCTGGCGCTTTTCGCCTCCCTTTTCCTCGCTGTCGGCGCATCCGCCCAGAATGAGGTTGAGATTCAGGGGCGCGTGACGGCCGACGGACAGCCGCTCGTCGGAGCCAGCGTCATTATCAAGGGAACGACAACCGGAACCAGTACCGACATTGCGGGTAATTTCACGGTCCGCGCCAAGAACGGAGCCGTGCTCTCCGTCGGATTCGTCGGCTACAAAACCCGCGAGGTCGCCGTTACGGCAGGAGTGACCTTCCTCGATATCGTGCTCGAGGCCGAAGAGGCACTGATCGACGACGTGGTCGTCATCGGTTACGGCAGCATGAAAAAGAGCGACCTGACCGGATCGGTCGTTTCCGTGAAGATGGATGCCATCAAGGACATCTCGGCCCCGTCGATCGAGGGACTGTTGCAGGGCCGTGCCGCCGGACTGCAAATCATGAACACTTCGCAGGATCCCGGGGCGGGCGCCGTAGTGCGTATCCGCGGCAACAGTTCGCTCAACGGTTCGAACACCCCGCTGATCGTAGTCGACGGATTCCCCATCGGCGACGCCGGCAACCTGTCGCAGATCAACCCCTCGGACATCGAATCGATCGAGATCCTGAAAGATGCCTCTTCCTCGGCCATCTACGGTTCCCGCGGCGCCAACGGCGTGATCCTGATCCAGACCCGCACCGCCAAAGGCGGGTCGACTCAGGTTTCGGTGAACCACCGGACCACCATCGGGCAGTTCACCGACAAACTCAACGTCTGGCGCAACCCGCTGCAAATGGCGCAGATCGCCAACGAGGAGCTGACCAACGCCGGGCTGCCGGCCCTCTACACAGGTCAGTACAACAACGGCACCTACTATCCGTCACTCATCGAGATCCAACAGGGCAAGTGGTCGAACACCGATTGGGCCGACCTCTGCATGCGTACGGCCGTGGTCAACAATACGACGGCCACGCTGTCGCACTCCACCGACAAGGCGGCGATCAATCTGAGCCTTAATTATTTCGACGACGAAGGTGTCTACAAGAAAGATAATTTCCGCAAAGGCAATGTCACGCTCAACGGTTCGTACAAACTGGCCAAGAATTTCACGCTTCAGACCTCGAACATCCTTTCGATCCACAAGCGTCATGTAAACAACACGCTCGAATACGGCCGCAACCCGTTATGGCCCGTTTACGATGAGGACGGCAATTATTTCGTCGCTTCGGAAACCGACTTCGGCCATCCGCTCATTATCTCCGACAACGTCAAGAACGAGACGCAGGGCCGCGACCTCATTTCGTCGCTGGCAGCCGAGTGGGAGATCATCGAGGGATTGAAGATCCGCACGCAGCTCAATTACAACTATTCGACCTCCGTGCAGGATGTCTACAACGCTTCGAACACTTCACAGGAGGCGCACGACATGAACGGTATCGCGCAAATGAACAATTCCCTGTCGCAGGATGTGCTGAGCGAGACCTATGTTACTTTTCAGCGGACTTTTGCCGACCGGCACAACCTGTCGGTCATGGCGGGACACTCCTTCGACTACAACATGGGCCGGACGCTCGGCACTACGGCCTATGATTTCGTGAACGACGCCCTCGGCAATGAGAACATGGGTGCGGGCAATCCCCAGAAGAACGTGATAAACAACACGTATCAGAACAGTAAACTGCTCTCGTTCTACGGCCGTTTGAACTACGTGCTCGACGATAAATATCTCTTCACGTTCACCATGCGTGCCGACGGTTCGTCGAAATTCGGCAAAAACAACAAGTGGGGCTATTTCCCTTCGGGCGCCGTGAGCTGGAAACTCCACAATGAGCCGTGGATGCAGAAGCTCAACGTTTTCGATGAGTTCAAGATCCGGGCCAGCTGGGGAATTTCGGGCAATCAGGGCATTTCGCCTTACCAGACGCTCAACCGCTACGGAACCGAGAAATACTGGTTCGCGGACAAATGGCAGACGGCCATCGGCCCGGGCTATGAAGCCGGCCGCGAAGGCGCCAATGACCGCTATATCCTCTGGGGCGGCATTGCCAACCCCGATCTGAGGTGGGAATCGACCCGCCAGTGGAACCTGGGTGTCGACCTCGCCTTTTTCAAACGCCGCCTGCGCGTGACGATGGATTACTACGACAAGTACACTACCGATCTGCTGCGTGAGAAATACCTGCCGCTGTCGAGCAGTTATGACAAGATGTGGGTCAACGACGGCAATATCCGTAACCGCGGTTTCGAACTCACGCTCGACGGCGATATCGTCAGCCGGAAGAATACCTCCTTTTCCGCGACGTTCATCTTCTCGCGGAACCGCAACGAGGTGACCGATCTGGGGAATGCCGTTTCGAGTGGCCTGAGCACCGATTACCTCACGGGCATGCAGTACGAGGTTTGCGGCCAGTCGCTGTCGATGTTCAACGGCAATCCGAGCGTCTATGCCATCGGCTATCCGATGTATGTCTTCTACGGCTATCGGGTGAACGGTATCATCCAGCAGGGAGAGGACCCTGGCTTCATGAGTTCCGATGGCAAGGACCAGCCCGGCGAGCTCAAATACGTGGATCTAAACGGAGACTATGCCATCGACGACCGGGACCGCTGCATCATCGGCGATCCGAATCCCGACTTCACAGCCAGCCTTAACCTGGCGTTCCGCTACAAGAATCTCGACGTGTCGGTATTTCTCAACGGCGTATTCGGCAACGACGTCATTTATAACGGCTATACTTACGATCCGCGCGTGAAGATCAAGCGCTGGACGCCCGACAATCCGACAAACGAATACCCGCGCCTGAATTCGACGCGCAGCTACCTGTTCTCGGATTACTTCGTCCACGACGGTTCGTTCGTCCGCCTGCAAAACATCAATATCGGCTATACGATTCCCGTCCGCAAGGCCTTTATTCGCAGCGTGCGCGTGTTCGCCAATATAGAGAACGCCTATACCTTCACCAAATTCGACGGTTACGATCCCGAAGTGGGTGTCGACGGTATCTACTGGGGCGGTTATCCCCGACTGCGGAAATATGCCATCGGTCTGGACTTGAAATTCTAA
- a CDS encoding RagB/SusD family nutrient uptake outer membrane protein encodes MKNLLYIISLCGLLTACDLQEEPYGFYSDDNFYKSETDAESGLLYAYNALTFLEYSRGIFYIGDIPTETMSPKSDEAGDVYQLENWIANRETEQLQYYFKYCYIAINRANTVIDHIQNSSVLSETARRRILGEAYFLRAWNYFNLVRTFGIVPVQTKMVAELSQTTPPMATGLDQLYDLILGDLTRADNLLEVNKVFGRADKVAAQSLMAKAYLTIASSKEHNVHRYTEMRREPRIMYDSAAYWAGKVVRDYKNVYDFDTNLRDIYDVDKPTGPEHIFIMPIDRSGTQEGNYSKLPLLFLPSNNSVPFYIRYGNGDLQRANGNGWGVFLCNDEFVETQFSTTDKRRTELIHRDIYDASGNPIVPNQVKGYFSSKYVDPDFIGERTSARPYLIRFSDIALVYAEAAGPEAGLAYVNRIRERAGVTPLPSGMTTDKFREAVIKERALELAFEGNRLYDLRRTASVTTTDIKAAGLSEAEAAYYPIPQREIDLNPNL; translated from the coding sequence ATGAAAAATCTGCTTTATATCATTTCGCTCTGCGGGTTGCTCACAGCGTGCGACCTGCAGGAGGAGCCGTACGGATTCTATTCCGACGACAATTTTTACAAGAGCGAGACCGATGCCGAGTCGGGTCTTCTCTATGCCTACAATGCCCTGACGTTCCTCGAATATTCACGCGGCATCTTCTACATCGGCGACATCCCCACCGAGACGATGTCGCCCAAGAGCGACGAGGCGGGTGATGTCTATCAGCTTGAGAACTGGATCGCGAACCGCGAGACCGAGCAGTTGCAATACTATTTCAAATACTGCTACATCGCGATCAACCGAGCCAATACGGTGATCGACCATATCCAAAACAGTTCGGTGCTGAGCGAGACGGCGCGCCGCCGAATTCTCGGCGAAGCTTATTTCCTGCGTGCATGGAACTATTTCAATCTGGTGCGTACGTTCGGCATCGTGCCCGTGCAGACAAAGATGGTGGCGGAGCTATCGCAGACAACGCCTCCGATGGCAACGGGCCTCGACCAGCTTTATGATCTGATCTTAGGCGACCTGACCCGGGCGGACAACCTGCTCGAAGTCAACAAAGTTTTCGGACGGGCGGACAAGGTGGCTGCGCAGTCGCTGATGGCAAAGGCCTACCTGACCATCGCGTCTTCGAAGGAGCACAACGTTCACCGTTATACAGAGATGCGCCGTGAGCCTCGGATCATGTACGACAGCGCCGCCTATTGGGCGGGGAAGGTTGTCCGTGATTACAAGAACGTGTATGATTTCGACACCAACCTGCGCGATATTTACGACGTGGACAAACCCACGGGGCCCGAGCATATCTTCATCATGCCGATCGACCGCAGCGGTACGCAGGAGGGTAACTACTCCAAACTGCCCCTGCTTTTCCTGCCGTCGAACAACTCCGTACCGTTCTACATCCGTTACGGCAATGGTGACTTGCAGCGGGCCAACGGCAACGGTTGGGGTGTTTTCCTCTGTAATGACGAATTCGTCGAAACGCAGTTCAGCACCACAGACAAACGTCGTACCGAGTTGATTCACCGCGACATCTACGATGCTTCCGGAAATCCGATCGTACCCAATCAGGTCAAGGGATACTTTTCGAGCAAGTACGTCGACCCTGATTTTATCGGCGAACGCACCAGTGCCCGGCCTTACCTGATCCGTTTTTCGGACATTGCGTTGGTGTATGCCGAAGCGGCGGGACCCGAAGCGGGCTTGGCCTATGTGAACCGTATCCGCGAAAGGGCCGGCGTAACACCGCTTCCGTCCGGAATGACGACGGATAAATTCCGCGAAGCCGTGATTAAAGAACGTGCTCTGGAACTGGCTTTCGAGGGCAACCGGCTCTACGACCTGCGCCGCACGGCCTCGGTTACGACCACCGATATCAAGGCTGCCGGACTGAGCGAGGCCGAAGCCGCCTACTATCCGATCCCGCAGCGTGAAATAGACCTGAATCCCAATTTGTAG